A section of the Leptotrichia buccalis C-1013-b genome encodes:
- the tnpA gene encoding IS200/IS605 family transposase codes for MSYNSNYHSVFDINYHMIFCIKYRREVINDEISNRLKEIFEKICPKYNIVLKEWEHDVDHIHMLINAMPNTELSKFVNTYKSASSRLIKKEFPEIRRRLWKEYFWSRSYLVVSVGGAPLEIIKKYIQNQKEV; via the coding sequence ATGTCATATAATAGTAATTATCATTCAGTATTTGATATAAATTATCATATGATTTTTTGTATAAAATATCGAAGAGAAGTCATTAATGATGAAATTTCTAATAGATTGAAAGAGATTTTTGAAAAAATATGTCCGAAGTATAACATTGTTCTTAAAGAATGGGAACATGATGTTGATCATATTCATATGTTGATTAATGCTATGCCTAATACTGAACTTTCTAAGTTTGTAAATACTTACAAAAGTGCTTCCAGCAGGTTGATAAAAAAAGAATTTCCTGAAATAAGGAGAAGATTGTGGAAAGAATATTTTTGGAGTAGAAGTTACTTAGTTGTAAGTGTTGGAGGTGCACCGTTAGAGATAATTAAAAAATATATTCAAAATCAAAAGGAGGTGTAA
- a CDS encoding RNA-guided endonuclease TnpB family protein, translating into MKYNLAFKYRIYPNKEQELLINKTFGCVRFVYNTILYTANKIYEETGKNKIITPTSLKSENQFLKEVDSLALSNAQLNVKRSFTNFFQKRAKFPRFKSKKTSVKSYTTNCVNNSIRIEENKYLVLPKLKKVKLKYHREIPKDYKIKSVTLTNSNGNYYVSVLTEFEKEIQKMPSNDKVIGLDFSMSELFVSSENQRADYPKYFRMLEEKLKKLQKSLSRKVKFSKNWYKQKAKISKLHEYIKNCRRDFLHKLSKKLSKEHNAVIVEDLNMKGMSQALNFGKSVGDNGWGMFLRMLEYKLMFLGKQFLKIDKWFPSSKTCSKCGNVKEELKLSERSYKCECCGIEIDRDYNAALNIKNIGKEMLKY; encoded by the coding sequence ATGAAATATAATTTAGCATTCAAATACAGAATTTATCCAAATAAGGAGCAAGAATTATTGATAAACAAGACTTTTGGATGTGTTCGTTTTGTTTACAATACAATTTTGTACACTGCGAATAAAATTTATGAAGAAACTGGAAAAAATAAAATAATTACACCTACCAGTTTGAAAAGTGAAAACCAATTTTTGAAAGAAGTAGACAGTCTGGCACTTTCAAATGCTCAATTGAATGTAAAACGATCGTTTACGAATTTCTTTCAGAAGAGAGCGAAGTTTCCGAGGTTCAAATCTAAAAAGACTAGTGTTAAAAGTTATACGACAAATTGTGTGAATAATTCAATACGAATTGAGGAAAACAAATATTTGGTTTTGCCAAAATTGAAAAAAGTCAAATTAAAATATCATAGAGAAATACCGAAGGATTACAAGATAAAGTCAGTAACATTGACAAACAGTAATGGAAATTACTATGTTTCTGTCTTGACGGAATTTGAAAAAGAAATTCAAAAAATGCCAAGTAATGATAAAGTAATTGGACTTGATTTTTCAATGTCTGAATTATTTGTCAGTTCTGAAAACCAAAGGGCTGATTATCCAAAATATTTTAGGATGTTAGAAGAAAAATTAAAGAAATTACAGAAATCATTGTCAAGGAAAGTAAAATTTTCTAAAAATTGGTATAAGCAAAAAGCGAAAATATCAAAATTACATGAGTATATCAAAAATTGTCGAAGAGATTTTTTGCATAAATTATCGAAAAAATTGTCCAAAGAACATAATGCTGTGATTGTCGAGGATTTGAATATGAAAGGGATGAGCCAGGCATTAAATTTTGGGAAAAGTGTAGGAGATAATGGATGGGGAATGTTTTTGAGGATGCTTGAGTATAAGTTGATGTTTTTAGGAAAGCAATTTTTAAAAATAGATAAGTGGTTTCCGTCGTCGAAAACTTGTAGTAAATGTGGAAATGTTAAAGAGGAACTGAAATTATCAGAAAGAAGCTATAAATGTGAGTGCTGTGGAATTGAGATTGATAGAGATTACAATGCGGCACTGAATATAAAAAACATTGGAAAAGAGATGTTGAAATATTAG
- a CDS encoding DUF937 domain-containing protein, which translates to MNLEALFGLLQGQDLGKLTEQIGGSSTQVKNGVSAALPAILAAVNKNANNSEKAEGLNNALNQHDGSVLNNLGSYLQNPDLKDGAGILGHLFGNNTQNVANAVSQSSGLDTQGSMKILETLAPLVLGALGQQKKENNLDAQGIGNLTSNLASNFTGAGGIISTVTNMLDANKDGNVVDDVMGLVGKFLGGKK; encoded by the coding sequence ATGAATTTAGAAGCATTATTCGGACTTTTACAAGGACAGGATTTAGGTAAATTAACAGAACAAATAGGAGGAAGCAGCACACAAGTAAAAAATGGAGTATCGGCAGCTTTACCTGCAATATTGGCAGCAGTCAATAAAAATGCAAATAACAGTGAAAAAGCGGAAGGATTGAACAATGCGTTAAATCAGCATGACGGTTCAGTATTAAATAATCTTGGAAGTTATTTGCAAAATCCTGATTTAAAGGATGGAGCAGGCATTTTAGGGCATTTATTTGGAAATAATACGCAAAATGTAGCAAATGCCGTTTCCCAATCAAGTGGACTTGATACCCAAGGTAGCATGAAAATATTAGAAACTTTAGCTCCACTTGTATTAGGTGCATTGGGACAGCAAAAAAAGGAAAATAATCTAGATGCACAAGGAATTGGAAATTTGACATCAAACCTTGCATCAAACTTTACTGGAGCAGGTGGAATTATAAGTACAGTTACAAATATGCTAGATGCAAATAAAGATGGAAATGTCGTAGATGATGTAATGGGATTAGTTGGGAAATTTTTGGGCGGTAAAAAATAA
- the crcB gene encoding fluoride efflux transporter CrcB encodes MKFLIIGLGGGIGAILRYLISVVPLKVSFPVQTFVTNILGAILIGVVVEMVAGKEISENWNLFLKVGICGGFTTFSTFSLETYNLIEKGNTGIALGYAILSVVLSVIGVFVGRGIVKMI; translated from the coding sequence ATGAAATTTTTAATAATTGGATTAGGTGGGGGAATTGGAGCGATTCTTCGATATTTGATTAGTGTTGTGCCTTTGAAAGTGAGTTTTCCTGTACAGACTTTTGTTACGAATATTTTGGGAGCAATTTTGATTGGGGTTGTTGTTGAGATGGTGGCTGGCAAGGAGATTTCAGAGAATTGGAATTTGTTTTTGAAAGTGGGGATTTGTGGTGGATTTACTACATTTTCTACATTTTCGCTGGAAACGTATAATTTGATTGAGAAGGGAAATACTGGGATTGCTTTGGGGTATGCAATTTTAAGTGTTGTGTTGTCAGTTATTGGGGTTTTTGTGGGAAGAGGAATTGTTAAGATGATTTAA